One part of the Mustela erminea isolate mMusErm1 chromosome 11, mMusErm1.Pri, whole genome shotgun sequence genome encodes these proteins:
- the MYL7 gene encoding myosin regulatory light chain 2, atrial isoform: protein MASRKAGTRGKAAATKQAQRGSSNVFSMFEQAQIQEFKEAFSCIDQNRDGIICKSDLRETYSQLGKVSVPEEELDAMLQEGKGPINFTVFLTLFGEKLNGTDPEEAILSAFRMFDPNGKGVVNKDEFKQLLLTQADKFSLAEVEQMFALTPMDLAGDIDYKSLCYIITHGDEKEE, encoded by the exons ATG GCCAGCAGGAAGGCGGGGACCCGGGGCAAGGCTGCGGCCACCAAGCAGGCCCAGCGAGGCTCTTCCAATGTGTTCTCCATGTTTGAACAAGCCCAGATCCAGGAGTTCAAGGAA GCCTTCAGCTGCATTGACCAGAACCGTGATGGCATCATCTGCAAGTCAGACCTTCGGGAGACCTACTCCCAGCTCG GGAAGGTGAGCGTTCCGGAAGAGGAGCTGGACGCCATGCTGCAGGAGGGGAAGGGCCCCATCAACTTCACCGTCTTCCTCACGCTCTTCGGGGAGAAGCTGAATG GGACGGACCCCGAGGAAGCCATCCTGAGTGCCTTCCGCATGTTCGACCCCAATGGCAAGGGTGTGGTGAACAAAGATGA GTTCAAGCAGCTTCTCCTGACCCAGGCAGACAAGTTCTCTCTGGCTGAG gTGGAGCAGATGTTCGCCCTGACGCCCATGGACCTGGCGGGGGACATCGACTACAAGTCTCTGTGCTACATCATCACCCACGGGGACGAGAAGGAGGAGTGA